The Gavia stellata isolate bGavSte3 chromosome 1, bGavSte3.hap2, whole genome shotgun sequence genome has a segment encoding these proteins:
- the KCTD12 gene encoding BTB/POZ domain-containing protein KCTD12 — MALADSARGLPNGGGVSPAAGSGAAGSGAAAAAGGWSSFPEIVELNVGGQVYVTRRCTVVSVRDSLLWRMFSQQQPSELPRDSKGRFFLDRDGFLFRYILDYLRDLQLVLPEHFPERSRLQREAEYFQLPDLARRLAQARAAAARPAALHRDGSLCAEEPPPPLLGYLEAEPLEGGGAGAAASAPSPTASRSPSGGPLLTPSQSLDGAGGRRSGYITIGYRGSYTIGREAQADAKFRRVARITVCGKTALAKEVFGETLNESRDPDRPPERYTARYYLKFNFLEQAFDRLSEAGFRMAACSSTGTCAFAPEQGGPADDKIWTSYTEYVFCRD, encoded by the coding sequence ATGGCCCTGGCGGACAGCGCCCGCGGGCTGCCCAACGGCGGCGGCGTCTCGCCGGCggcagggagcggggcggcggggagtggggcggcggcggcggcgggcggctggTCGTCCTTCCCGGAGATCGTGGAGCTGAACGTGGGCGGGCAGGTGTACGTGACGCGGCGCTGCACCGTGGTCTCGGTGCGCGACTCGCTGCTCTGGCGCATGTTctcgcagcagcagcccagcgaGCTGCCCCGGGACAGCAAGGGCCGCTTCTTCCTCGACCGCGACGGCTTCCTCTTCCGCTACATCCTGGACTACCTGCGGGacctgcagctggtgctgccCGAGCACTTCCCCGAGCGCAGCCGCCTCCAGCGGGAGGCCGAGTACTTCCAGCTGCCCGACCTGGCTCGCCGCCTGGCGCAGGctcgggccgccgccgcccgccccgccgccctgcaCCGCGACGGCTCGCTCTGCGccgaggagccgccgccgccgctcctcGGCTACCTGGAGGCCGAGCCGCTGGAAGGAGGCGGCGCGGGAGCCGCGGCGTCCGCCCCGTCGCCCACCGCCAGCCGCAGCCCCTCGGGCGGGCCGCTGCTCACGCCCTCGCAGTCGCTggacggggcgggcgggcgaCGCTCGGGCTACATCACCATCGGCTACCGGGGCTCCTACACCATCGGGCGGGAGGCGCAGGCCGACGCCAAGTTCCGGCGGGTGGCCCGCATCACCGTCTGCGGCAAGACGGCGCTGGCCAAGGAGGTCTTCGGGGAGACGCTGAACGAGAGCCGCGACCCCGACCGCCCTCCCGAGCGCTACACTGCCCGCTACTACCTCAAGTTCAACTTCCTCGAGCAAGCCTTCGACCGACTCTCTGAGGCCGGCTTCCGCATGGCCGCATGCTCCTCCACCGGCACCTGCGCCTTCGCCCCCGAGCAGGGCGGTCCTGCCGATGACAAGATCTGGACCAGCTACACCGAGTACGTCTTCTGCCGGGACTGA